From the genome of Solanum stenotomum isolate F172 chromosome 5, ASM1918654v1, whole genome shotgun sequence:
TGATTAAGTTTGCAGTATTTAAAGAAATGGACCTTGGGCTAACTCAACCCAAAAACTAGCTTATGAGGAGAGGATTGCCGAAGACCATGTAAGAAGACCAACTCGACATCCCATAACTGATGTGGGACAACTTAACACTATAGATCACCACTATCAAGTTTGGAATTTTGTAAACCAGGATGAAGATTAGGGTAAAAGATACCGAAGAAGAATGTTTATATACTATGTTATATGAGGATAAATTGTGtgataaaagaaaatgtaagGTTCACTATGCCAGAACACAATAGGATGTTAAATTAAGTTTACAAACAACTTACCAGCTTGTACTGCTTACAATGAGCGCTGGTCTGTTCCACTTCAAGGAAATATCTGTGCCAGTCTGAGTTGTAAATAGAGTTACATTAGGATTGTCATCGTCTAGTGTTAGTACCTCTGCAAATATGCCAGATTCATATCAATTCTTCATCTAAAACAGTTCATCACATGGAAATTCTCATTATAGTATGTACCATTGCTAAGACAGTCTTGAAGGCTGTAAGGTGTTCTCAGACTCTTATCAATCCCACAAAACAACTGCAATTGACAATTGAAGGTTAAAACTAAgaagtattgaatatattagGGAAGCTTTGTTATAGACAAGATAATTCACCTTGTGCTTCTCCTCAAGGGAAGCAGGTTGAAAAAAATCAGGAGGTTGGTCATATAGAACAGTGGCACTGAGAATCCAGAAAGCAATGATGCACAAGTCAGTAAACAAAGAAAATCAGATTGTTAGATATTCCAAGTAGCTCAATGGCCTACCTGATTCCCCAGTTTTGAGCCAATTCATGTTGCATTGCCTTTGTCACACATAAGGAACCATTAGCCATTTTCCCAAAATGCTTCTCAATCCTATCCAAATATCCAAATTTTGTTTTACTTGCACAGTTCACAAACCAGATGCTAAACCCAAATGGAGGTTTATAACTtacgaggatgaacaaattacCAATGATATAAAGCCACAAACCGACTATTTCTCCCGAGAGACAATGCTAGAAGAGTATATCCAAAGTTATGCCAATCTATAATGAACGCAGAACGTCTAATCCAACTGGCCAATTTTACAGCAACCAGTGTAGGAACAGATGGTGGATTCTGGCAAAGGAGTAACGCTATCATTAGTTGATATAATTAAAGCTCAAGCATGCCAAATCGGATGCACGACTTGCATCAATCATAACTCAATCCCCATCTTCTCTAGTGGGAGTTCTGATCCCAAATAACTAAACAGCGCTAGTGAGGATGCCCTAATTGGACATTCCTCAAGAACTTGGGTGGATCATAACCAAAATCCAGGTTCAGCACCCACTAGATAAAGCATTTAGAAAAATATGGAAGAACCAGCAGTTCAAGCACCAATGAGAAAGCAACCTCAGAGTTGGCACAGGTTCTGGTTAATTTTGAGGAGAAAAACAAGGCCCGTCTTTATGCTGGCTCTCAAAATATCAAATACttataaatcaaaacaaaaataagtagAAAGACATGCTCACTTGCGAAATGTCGTATggaaaatttgaaattactaACTGAAAactcaaataaagaaattacTGAGAGATATACATGCATGGATTTATGGCAAGTCAAATACATAAAAGAATTAACTGGTAGCTTTTACTTCAAAAACTGAAGCACCATAGTGAATCAAAAACTGTACGCGTCAAGGTTGGTATGAGGAGATTGTTTCCTAATCCAATATTTTGTTTCAAGGACACGTGCATACATGCACACAGAACTCTCCGAGTAATAGTAACAATTTTGAACTCCAGCCTATTGATGATTCTCTTTAGTTAttctttctttgtatttttaaacataaaagaCACTAGATGTTAATATATATGGCCACATGACTAGCACTTGTCACTAAGACCTACATATTTAATAGTTGTAAGCATATATGTAAAAGTAGCTAATAGCTCACCTGAACTATGAAAACATCCGGCTTCGGAATTTTAACACAGAGATACCATAGAAGCATAAAAAACTGGACCAGTGGCTTAAGTATGAGCAATAAAGGATGGAGTATCTTTGGAAAACTTCTGGGGTTTGATGGCCACTGTGTCTGCATGATGCCAAAATACTCAAAGTCAAATCACACAGACACAACCGAAGAGGATGTCTTTGAGCTTTTCACTCCAGAAAGACAGCTAGATCATCCAGTTATTACCATTTCATTGATGTGAATAGATTTATGCTCTTTTACAGCAGAATGAGGGTCCGAACCTACTCAAAATTAAGAACTAAAAATCAGAATGACCAGGCAGGATAAagccaaaagaaaaattataatgttTGGACGGGATTATTAAACCAAGCACTTATACCAAGTGGTACAAAATTTTGTGTAATTATGCACAATGTCTGGAATTTAAGTTTCACGTAGTTTCAAACTGTTCTACATGCCAATGATAGAAGAATAGTATATCTGAAGAAAAATGGAATGGTAGAGCCAGTGATGTTACAATATTTAGGACAGTGATAtggaagaaaaaatgaaaattcattCATCTTATCTAATAAAGCCTCTAATAGTGCTTCTTTACTTCCCCAGATCCTGCGTGAATGTGAGATGCTTCGTGCACCAGGCTCccctttttttcttgaaaatctacGGGCTTGGGGGTGTGTTTTCCCGACAGGGGGGGAGGATGTGTGGGGGAGTTAACAATTGTGGATTCTCACAGGAAGGTTTCAAACCAAATAGAGTATGAACTAAATACTCAACCTCTCCCACCCAAAGTGTGCCTCCCTCCACTTCCATCCTTGAGCCCTTAACTAACAGCACACAACCTCTGCCTCCATTCCACGCCCACCGCACTGCCTACAAACTCCCAACCATTGTCTATCTTTGTCCATGTGCTCACCCCATTTGCCCACCCCCAAGTGCCTAAGTTGTATCCCCTTAGCCTTCATCATCATCTTATTCTGCTTCATTCAACCATGTTCCACAAACAGATTTAATCCATGTTATGTTATTTCAACTATGTTGACAAATTTTTCCTGTATCTAAAAATTGACACCATATTTTTGTATCATGctctttttatttcattttaaaattgaaacGTAAACAGAAACAAtcttttttcatatattcaatGCTTATCAATAATTCGGACATATGCAGCTAGAAGCATTCTTTATGAAACAATGCTTATCATGGGTTGTTACATGATACTTACCTCCATATGCAACAATGTCGACCTCTAGATGAGCCTGCATAAGGTATAAGGATAAACATAAGAATATAAAGGGCCTGGATCAATGAAGTGTATCAACC
Proteins encoded in this window:
- the LOC125865267 gene encoding UDP-glycosyltransferase TURAN isoform X3, yielding METQWPSNPRSFPKILHPLLLILKPLVQFFMLLWYLCVKIPKPDVFIVQNPPSVPTLVAVKLASWIRRSAFIIDWHNFGYTLLALSLGRNSRFVALYHWIEKHFGKMANGSLCVTKAMQHELAQNWGISATVLYDQPPDFFQPASLEEKHKLFCGIDKSLRTPYSLQDCLSNEVLTLDDDNPNVTLFTTQTGTDISLKWNRPALIVSSTSWTPDEDFSILLEAALMYDRRVSALLNEDDLKREDVFWQEIKGGKQYPRLLFIITGKGPEKEKYEQKMAKLNLKRVAFRTMWLEPEDYPLLLGSADLGVCLHTSSSGLDLPMKVVDMFGCGLPVCAVSYSCINELVEVDKNGLLFSSSSELADQFVMLFKGFPGECDELKSLRQGVLASRSSVNWATEWEANAKPLISKVIFDNSS